Proteins found in one Phycodurus eques isolate BA_2022a chromosome 18, UOR_Pequ_1.1, whole genome shotgun sequence genomic segment:
- the vipas39 gene encoding spermatogenesis-defective protein 39 homolog isoform X5 encodes MNFVDGGLFFSGFNFPEEKFEQRGSVRRAGVEADGAATSFRLLERKRRRRAAGGPLQSSRTRRGCGGNSITRYDKLLHYKEHLSITDEKKKRDFLKSCLSLQFSPEDQVQLRDQVSLLERQMLIEATDRQAELGGKAEIFQKFPRRASILHMPLVTTLYYCCFYHYGQPEVRSARPRSSRVRRKVPTCRSRAGPSAGELQQPAEPPERFQDLGEAVLRDGAERSGQAEVVARRGRAVRQPQLARLHQEEIAARLPSRRRHPAQKLRPRARAAGVRGPGGRRRRQDGAGPQAQMSRPRHRHVSRLQRPTAVARIPREGGGGVGGREEDRRPARQLGEEDEEELSVSVFVQMFSSFSKSAGRIDWQLVLPRVNGGPRPATELSAHSVDLVAIKRT; translated from the exons CTTTTCTTTTCAGGTTTTAATTTTCCTGAAGAAAAGTTTGAGCAAAG AGGTTCTGTTCGGCGAGCTGGCGTCGAGGCCGACGGCGCTGCGACATCTTTTCGCCTACTTGAGCGAAAGCGGAGACGACGCGCTGCTGGCGGACCTCTACAG AGCTCTCGGACGCGTCGAGGATGCGGCGGTAACTCGATCACACGCTACGACAAA CTGCTTCACTACAAAGAGCACCTGAGCATCACGGATGAAAAGAAGAAGCGGGACTTCCTCAAGAGCTGCCTCAG TCTGCAGTTTTCGCCTGAAGACCAGGTCCAGCTCCGAGACCAGGTCTCTCTGCTGGAGAGGCAGATGCTCATCGAG GCGACGGACCGACAGGCCGAACTCGgcgggaaggcggagatcttccaGAAGTTTCCCCGAAGAGCTTCCATCCTCCACATGCCGCTCGTCACCACCTTGTACTACTGCTGCTTCTACCACTACGGCCAGCCCGAGGTCAGGTCAGCCCGTCCGCGCTCGAGTCGCGTCCGCAGGAAAGTGCCGACGTGTCGTTCTCGCGCCGGTCCGTCCGCAGGGGAGCTTCAGCAGCCCGCAGAACCTCCGGAACGGTTTCAAG atCTCGGAGAAGCAGTTCTTCGTGACGGCGCTGAGCGCTCGGGCCAAGCAGAAGTCGTGGCGCGACGTGGACGCGCTGTTCGCCAGCCGCAGTTGGCTCGGCTTCACCAGGAAGAAATCGCCGCTCGCCTTCCGAGTCGTCGTCGACATCCTGCACAGAAACTCCGCCCCCGTGCAC GTGCTGCAGGAGTACGTGGGCCTGGTGGACGACGCCGACGCCAGGATGGCGCTGGCCCACAAGCACAAATGTCACGACCTCGTCATCGAC ACGTATCGCGACTTCAAAGACCGACGGCTGTTGCTAGGATACCGAGGGAAGGTGGAGGCGGGGTCGGCGGCCGAGAGGAAGATCGACGACCTGCTCGACAGCTCGgtgaggaagacgaggaggagttGAGTGTGTCGGtctttgttcaaatgttttcttctttcAGCAAATCCGCTGGAAGAATTGATTGGCAACTCGTACTCCCGAGAGTCAACGGAGGTCCTCGGCCCGCGACCGAGCTTTCTGCACATTCCGTGGACTTGGTTGCAATAAAAAGGACTTGA